Proteins co-encoded in one Rhodothermia bacterium genomic window:
- a CDS encoding deoxynucleoside kinase, whose product MPIMPLQIPENLRYIAIEGVIGVGKTTLANFITQQFGAKMVLEQFEENPFLERFYGDRSRWGFHTQLNFLASRFRQQKALENRDLFQQVVVSDYIFDKDRIFAHVNLNGDELQLYESLYGIMEQSVAVPDLVVYLQSTNERLLHNIALRGRSYEQAIEPAYIAALNEAYNRYFYHFTKCPLLVVSATRLDFVKYPHHLEELIRQIVFEHHTGTRFFNPNLEAEPSLF is encoded by the coding sequence ATGCCCATAATGCCATTGCAAATACCGGAAAATTTGCGTTATATCGCCATCGAAGGCGTCATAGGAGTCGGAAAAACCACCTTGGCCAATTTTATCACCCAACAATTTGGGGCAAAAATGGTGCTGGAACAGTTCGAGGAAAACCCCTTTTTAGAACGGTTTTATGGCGATCGTTCCCGATGGGGATTTCATACACAACTCAACTTCTTGGCCAGTCGGTTTAGACAACAGAAAGCCTTGGAAAACCGCGATCTCTTCCAACAAGTTGTGGTGAGTGATTATATCTTCGACAAAGACAGAATTTTCGCCCATGTAAATCTTAACGGCGATGAGTTACAACTGTACGAGTCCTTATATGGCATCATGGAACAATCGGTGGCGGTTCCGGATTTGGTGGTCTATCTGCAATCCACGAACGAACGCTTGCTTCACAACATCGCGCTCCGAGGTCGCTCGTATGAACAAGCAATTGAACCAGCATACATCGCAGCACTAAACGAAGCCTATAACCGTTATTTCTATCATTTTACGAAGTGTCCTTTGCTTGTGGTCAGTGCTACACGACTCGATTTTGTGAAGTACCCACATCATTTAGAGGAACTTATACGGCAAATTGTATTTGAACACCATACTGGAACCCGCTTTTTTAATCCCAACTTAGAAGCTGAACCTTCCTTGTTCTGA